A genomic region of Elaeis guineensis isolate ETL-2024a chromosome 9, EG11, whole genome shotgun sequence contains the following coding sequences:
- the LOC105051490 gene encoding shewanella-like protein phosphatase 2, whose protein sequence is MEMDSSNLTCRDLPPILSSFVDAFVDFSVSGLFFPNPNPNPSAPPATRLPAPGRLVAIGDLHGDLPKTLQALSLAGLIDPSTNRWTGSATVAVQVGDVLDRGGDELRLLYLLHHLKLQAAADGGALHTIHGNHEIMNVSGNFRYATAAGVDEFRRWALWYRAGLAMKRLCPGVEIPPDPFKGIPKSFPGVKKEFWEGIRARLAALRPDGPIANRFLAGNQTVLLVGDSVFVHGGLLQNHIQYGLEKINEEVRDWVTGLNGRISPVFVRSRDSVVWLRRFSEGWNCDCRQLEGVLELIPGAKRMVMGHTIQEEGINGVCEDRAIRIDVGLSKGCTDGLPEVLEINGGGELRILTSNPLYDRQHKRRRVVEEEKKGLALLVPDSRMEVEVKA, encoded by the coding sequence ATGGAGATGGACTCGTCCAACCTCACTTGCAGAGATCTGCCtcccatcctctcctccttcgtcGACGCGTTCGTCGACTTCTCCGTTAGCGGACTCTTCTTccctaatcctaaccctaaccctagcgcGCCGCCGGCCACCCGCCTCCCCGCCCCCGGCCGCCTCGTCGCCATCGGCGACCTCCATGGCGACCTCCCCAAGACCCTCCAGGCCCTCTCCCTCGCCGGCCTCATCGACCCCTCCACCAACCGCTGGACCGGCAGCGCCACCGTCGCCGTCCAGGTCGGCGACGTCCTCGACCGCGGCGGCGACGAGCTCCGCCTCCTCTACCTCCTCCACCACCTGAAGCTCCAGGCCGCCGCCGATGGCGGCGCCCTCCACACCATCCACGGCAATCACGAGATCATGAACGTCTCCGGAAACTTCCGCTACGCCACCGCCGCCGGCGTCGACGAGTTCCGCCGCTGGGCCCTCTGGTACCGCGCCGGCCTCGCCATGAAACGCCTCTGCCCCGGCGTCGAAATCCCTCCAGACCCCTTCAAAGGGATCCCCAAATCATTCCCCGGCGTCAAGAAGGAATTTTGGGAAGGAATCCGGGCCCGGCTCGCCGCCCTTCGGCCGGACGGCCCCATCGCCAACCGCTTCCTCGCTGGAAACCAAACCGTCCTCCTCGTCGGCGACTCCGTCTTCGTCCACGGCGGCCTCCTCCAGAATCACATCCAATACGGTCTAGAGAAGATCAATGAGGAGGTGAGGGATTGGGTAACGGGTTTGAATGGCAGAATCTCGCCGGTTTTCGTCAGAAGCCGGGACTCGGTGGTGTGGCTCAGGCGCTTCTCCGAGGGTTGGAATTGCGACTGCCGGCAACTTGAAGGAGTGCTCGAATTGATCCCGGGGGCGAAGAGGATGGTGATGGGGCACACAATTCAAGAGGAGGGGATCAATGGAGTGTGCGAGGACCGGGCGATCCGGATCGATGTCGGATTGTCGAAAGGATGCACGGATGGATTGCCGGAGGTCTTGGAGATCAATGGGGGCGGAGAATTGAGGATTCTGACGTCGAATCCTTTGTACGATCGGCAGCACAAGCGGCGGCGGGTGGTcgaagaggagaagaaggggcTTGCGTTGTTGGTTCCGGACTCCAGGATGGAGGTGGAGGTGAAGGCCTAG